Genomic DNA from Arachis duranensis cultivar V14167 unplaced genomic scaffold, aradu.V14167.gnm2.J7QH unplaced_Scaffold_47898, whole genome shotgun sequence:
CTGGTTTTCCGCGAAATCTATTTCAGTAGAGCGTATGATGTCGATGGCCCGAGGTAGAGCACTCAATGGGCTAGGGTGGCCCCATGGTAGCCTTACCAACCCCAGGGAAACTCCGAATACAGGCCTAGATCGTTTGTACAGACAGACTTTTAGGGTGCTAAGATCCAAAGTCGAGAGGGAAACAGCCCAGATCGTACGCTAAGGTCCCTAAGCAATCACTTAGTGGAAAAGGAAGTGATCGAGCGATGACAACCAGGAGGTGGGCTTGGAAGCAGCCATCCTTTGAAGAAAGCGTAATAGCTCACTGGTCTAGCTCCATGGCACCGAAAATGTATCAGGGCTCAAGTGATTCACCGAAGCGACGAGACCTTGAAAGTAGCTTTTTCAAGTGTCAGTAGCGGGACGTTCTGTCAATCGGGGAAGGTTTTTGGTGACAACACCTGGAGATATCAGAAGTGAGAATGCTGACATGAGTAACGAGAAATCCAGTGAAAACACGATCGCCTGCCAGTGGAAGGCTTTCTTGCGTTTCAGTAAATCTACGCAGAGTGAATCGGTCCCTAAGGAAGCCCCGAAAGGGCTGCCGTCCGATGGGTACACGAAAGTGACGAAGTTGCTTTGACTACAGAACCATGCCTGTCTGTTGGAGTGAATTGGATGATCGGGCCGAGGGCAGCCCCCTCTGCCCCTCACTCTCCTTTCCCTAATATGAACCTTGAGTCATCAAAGCCTTTCTGACTCGGCCTGGCCCGGTCGCCCTACGCGACTGGCGCTTCAAAAGGTGGTTTACTTGCTTACTCGTTAGAGTAGGGGTCGCGAGAGAGCAGAGCGTACCGCCCCGCCATAGTAGCGAGTCTGTTTATAGTCGCGACTGTTGTCATAGTCAACAAGGTGGAAACTTCCAGGAAAAAACTTCGAATTGGGAGGGCGATCCTCCCGGTGAACTGACCGTACCCCAAACCGACACAGGTGAACAAGTAGAGTATACTAGGGCGCTCGAGAGAACCATGTCGAAGGAACTCGGCAAAATGACCCCGTAACTTCGGGAGAAGGGGTGCTCTCCTATCTTTTGATTAGGAAAGCGGCACATACCAGGGGGTAGCGACTGTTTATTAAAAACACAGGACTCTGCTAAGTGGTAACACGATGTATAGAGTCTGACACCTGCCCGGTGCTGGAAGGTCGGAAGGAGAAGTGTTATAAGCTTTGAATGGAAGCCCCGGTAAACGGCGGCAGTAACTCTAACTGTCCTAAGGTAGCGAAATTCCTTGTCGCATAAGTAGCGACCTGCACGAATGGTGTAACGACTGCCCCGCTGTCTCCGACATGGACCCGGTGAAATTGAATTCTCCGTGAAGATGCGGAGTACCAACGGCTAGACGGTAAGACCCCGTGCACCTTAACTATAGCTTCGCAGTGACAACCTTGATCGAATGTGTAGGATAGGTGGGAGGTGACAGAACGACCAATCCTGAAAGACCACTCTTTCGTCTAAGGATGCCTAACCGCCGCACCGAAAATTCGGGGGGGGCGGGACACTGCGGGGTGGGTAGTTTATCTGGGGCGGATGCCTCCTAAAGAGTAACGGAGGTGTGCGAAGGTAGGCTCAAGCTAAGATTCTGCTCGTGAGCGTAATGGTATAAGCCTGCCTGACTGTGAGACCGACTGGTCGAACAGAGACGAAAGTCGGCCATAGTGATCCGGGAGTCCCGTGTGGAAGGGCTCTCGCTCAACGGATCAAAGGTACGCCGGGGATAACAGGCTGATGACTCCCAAGAGCTCTTATCGACGGAGTCGTTTGGCACCTCGATGTCGACTCATCACATCCTGGGGTTGAAGAAGGTCCCAAGGGTTCGGTTGTTCGCCGATTCAAGTGGTACGTGAGTTGGGTTTAGAACGTCGTGAGACAGTTCGGTTCCTATCTACCGTTGGTGTTAAAGGGAGAACTGCGAGGAGCCAACCCTAGTACGAGAGGACTGGGTTGGGCCAACCTATGGTGTACCGGTTGTTATGCCAATAGCAGCGCCGGGCTGCTAAGTTGGTATGGAAGAACTGCTGCGCCGCGGGAAATCCTTCTCTATACAAGTTCTCGGACGAGGTTTTTGAACAGAACTTCGATAGGCGAGAGGTGTAAGCACCGCGAGGTGTGAAGCGATCTCGTACTAAACGAAACAACTTTCTCTTATGTTATAGGGTCGCGAAGAATTTAGCTGCCAACCCTAGTCAGCAAGCTGAAATGAAAAAGTCCTTTCAATAAGGTAAGCTTCATAGCTCCAACCTAGGTTAGGTTAGGGGGTCGTTAGACCGCCGCGCCGCTTACTTACTAAGCGCTGGTTCTATCCCGGCCAAGCAAGCAAGGGGACCTAGGTGGGAAtagtgaaagaaaagaaagagaggggGAAGAAGCGGGGTAGAGTAGTTGGTTAACTCGTCAGGCTCATGACCTGAAGATTGCAGGTTCGAATCCTGCCCCCGCCATGTCTTGATTTAAAAAAGTCAACACTTGAACCCTAGTTTCCATCAAGCAGAAGCAAGACGGACCATCTTGAGGGAAGAGGGCTGTATCCCTGATGGCTATGAATGGCGCGAAGTACTCTTGTGTACCGCAGATTCAGATCCAAATGCACTCGGCTCGCGCGCAACCCCGCCCCGTCAAAGCTTGATTTCCGGTGAAACTCCTGGCGTCAAGATCTGGCACGTTTCTcccatgcttttctttgttgGTAAACCCAACCAGCGATTGACAACAAAGAAGTCTTTCCTCTTGTTGGGGGGAGCAGAATTCTCAcgataggaaaaagaaaaatgaggaaCCAACGATTCTCTCTTCTTAAACAACCGATATCCTCCACACTTAATCAACATTTGATAGATTATCCAACCCCGAGCAATCTTAGTTATTGGTGGGGCTTCGGTTCGTTAGCTGGTATTTGTTTAGTCATTCAGATAGTGACTGGCGTTTTTTTAGCTATGCATTACACACCTCATGTGGATCTAGCTTTCAACAGCGTAGAACACGTTATGAGAGATGTTGAAGGGGGCTGGTTGCTCCGTTATATGCATGCTAATGGGGCAAGTATGTTTCTCATTGTGGTTCACCTTCATATTTTTCGTGGTCTATATCATGCGAGTTATAGCAGTCCTAGGGAATTTGTTCGGTGTCTCGGAGTTGTAATCTTCCTATTAATGATTGTGACAGCTTTTACAGGATACGTACCACCTTGGGGTCAGATGAGCTTTTGGGGAGCTACAGTAATTACAAGCTTAGCTAGCGCCATACCGGTAGTAGGAGATACCATAGTTACTTGGCTTTGGGGTGGTTTCTCCGTGGACAATGCCACCTTAAATCGTTTTTTTAGTCTTCATCATTTACTCCCCTTTATTTTAGTGGGCGCCAGTCTTCTTCATCTGGCCGCATTGCATCAATATGGATCAAATAATCCATTGGGTGTACATTCAGAGATGGATCAAATTTCTTTTTACccttatttttatgtaaaggaTCTAGTAGGTTGGGTAGCTTTTGCTATCTTTTTTTCCATTTGGATTTTTTATGCTCCTAATGTTTTGGGGCATCCCGACAATTATATACCTGCTAATCCGATGCCCACCCCGCCTCATATTGTGCCGGAATGGTATTTCCTACCGATCCATGCCATTCTTCGTAGTATACCTGACAAATCGGGAGGTGTAGCCGCAATAGCACCAGTTTTTATATGTCTGTTGGCTTTacctttttttaaaagtatgtATGTGCGTAGTTCAAGTTTTCGCCCGATTCACCAAGGAATATTTTGGTTGCTTTTGGCGGATCGCTTACTACTAGGTTGGATCGGATGTCAACCAGTGGAGGCACCTTTTGTTACTATTGGACAAATTCCTCCtttagttttcttcttgttctttgcCATAACGCCCATTCCGGGACGAGTTGGAAGAGGAATTCCTAATTCTTACACGGATGAGCCCTAGCCCTGTAAGCCCACACCTGATCAGTGAAAAATTATGACACCAATCATTTACGTATTACACCAAGAATGAATTGACAAGCGCATACCTTTTTTTGTTGGCTATTTTTATATAGCTTAGATAGGgcaaagatttttgaaataaaggcGAAGAAGAATCATCGTGCTAATAGACTTACCGCTCATACAGCTCCCAGCCAACAAGCAGTTAGCCTTCTTTTCCAAGGAATTCCAATGTGGATGACTGGACATCAGCAATAACTGGAGCCGAGCTTTCACAAAAACATACGAACCCACCCTATCATTTAAGGGGTACTAAAATCAACGTGTCAATCATCAGAATAGTTTAGAACTCGAGATGGGATGAATACCCGTTGTTAGAGTTAGATTATCCGCGGCTCTTGGTCTTGGAGGTGTTACCGGCGCTATTGAATCTGGTCTGTCTGTAGTAACCAATTCCTTTCCTGGCTTCACTCTATGCCTTCCTGGTGGGTGACTGCTTTCTTTGCCTATCCACTGTTGGAGGAATAATAGCATTTGAAATGGAATCATCATAAGCTGCTATTTTTTCTCCGGCTATTGAGCCAAGTGGGACAGAATGAACTCTTACTGTTCTCGTAACCGGTGCCGAAAGCCGGAGCTGACTTTCACGAATCAAGCCCGGTAAGGTGAACTGAGGGTAGGGACCTCTTTCATTCGTAGCACGACATGACATAAGCTACTTCTGGACAGGCAATATCTTCTCTCTTTCCAATGGTCCTAGTTCAGTTAGCCATAGCATAGTGAATCCGGACACAGAGCAATAGCGGTTCAAAGACACATGGTATGAGCTAGCGGCGATACATAATGGAATAGAGGATAGCGCGTGAAGTACGGGAGTAGGGGACTTctttattctcataataaacaGGGCAAGAGCTACAGATGGCACGGGATAGTCGCTCTTTCAGATAATGCGATAGCGCCTTGATCGAGCCACGAGGCGAAGGTTAGCACGGTTGAGTACACTTATTCCAGCTAACGGCAAAACCATAGAATAGTCATAGTAGTAGGCCTTGAGTCTATAGGCTACCTCTCCCTCGGCAGCTAGGCATAGTTCAAATAGGCATATCTAAGATAGGCCTTCTTCTCTTCTGGCAATATCAACATGGCATCTCAGGCAGGCTGTCACTTCTTTCGGATGCAAGATGAGATGGCAGTTTGGTAAATCAATGATGAGGGATAGCGCAATAAGTAGCCTTAGCGCATAGCGCATCCGACAGCCAGCCCTACCCTGGTAGTGGAAGTGGATGAAACGTCAGGAGGCAGTGAAGAAAGCACTAGAGGTAGGCTGCTCTATACCTTATTTCTAAATATGTGATTTTTCGCTCTTAGCGGATAGGATGCTTTCGATTCCTTAGCAGAGCTAATTCgatcttctcctttctctgggTACGGTACAAAGAAGACCAAATGGATAGAAGAATCCTCAGACCCAATCGACACAGTACCGAGCCAGAGCAGTCTAAGACGGGACAAGAGACTCTTTGTTCACAGCTTCACATCCTCATCTTTTTGAAAAAGCAAGCTCAAAGCTTAAAGGCTAAGATCACATAACTACTGTAAAGCGAAAGGCGAAAGAAGTGGCTTAGCTTAACCTCTTCATAGACACATGGGCGATCCAAGGATTTAGGTTCAAATCAAATCCATCTCCCCACAGTTATAAAGATAGGCTTCGGATTCGTTCAAAGAGAAAGAGTAGTACTTGCTATTTTTTTCTCCCTCTCGCCCCTATTCGATAAGGCAAGCTGCTAGTCGAACTAGAGCCTTATTACCGTTCCTGACCCAATCCAACTCGGATCAGTTGGCAAATCGAACCCTAAAACCAAAGGGGGGTACTTTACTAAAAAAAGGATCCCTAAAATCATACTTGATAAGGCCGAACCGGACCAGAATCTTTTAAGCTTTTACTACGCTATGGGCAAACTTACTCTAGGTACACAGAAAGACCAAGCTAAGCCAATCTCACGCCGAAACAGGGAAATTCTAGCCCTTGAAAGCAGCCCACTTCGTCCCTCTATCCCGGAGTTACCTTAGCTTAAGGAGCTCATCTAACTAAAATCAATTCCACGATTCAATCTTTCTTGTGAAACGTTCATATTAACATCTTAAGGGGGATGCGAGTAAGAAGTTCTTTCCTTCTCTTCTAGTATAGGCCGCAGGGATCACTTCACTTGGCTTACTTCGTACTGAATGCCCTACTTACTGAGGTCCCGCCCCGAGAGAACTCGCGATGAGCTCTTAGTGATTAGTCAGAACCGGGTCCAGCTAGTCTTTTCAGATCCTGCCTGCAAAAAAAGGGTCTAGTAAGCGCGGATTCCCTAGAAAAAAGAATATCATAGAAAGCTTTTCTCTTTAGGGGCGGGCATAGAACAGAGCTAGACTTCACAAAGGCGTTCCATCGATCCAATCCCTACTTCTTTTGGTCTCAAAATTACAGAAGAGGGAAAGATCTGAGGATAGGATTCTAGTTCTCCCCAAGGGAAATCCAGCCTTTGAAACTAGTTCAAATCGAACTCAATGGTTACACAAAGTGTTCACCAGAAAGCGctcaagagagagagagtaaagGAACTTACGGAGGAAGGTTTTTTCGTAGCCTTTGACTTAACTGTTGGATCATCAGATCACTTGATATTACTGCCCGGAACGAAAGTAGGAAAAAGGCAAGATCAAAGTTCTTCCTTGAGGCCGGCTCAGCTAACCGATATGATGCCGAATTCCCGGCTCGCTTTTCTTTCGCGCCTTCTGTTAGGTGGGCAGCGCTACCCCCCTTTGTTTGCGTTGTCCTGCTTTCGCGGTAGAAGCAGGAACCGCCTTCAATGACAAGCGAAGCATACTTTCTTCATATGCGATTTATCTCTTTTAGAATCTTCTCCTTGTTTCAAAGAGGGCCCTGATGCCCCTAAAGATTGAACTATACCGCTAGGGGGCGAAACCAGGATACCTCGACGATACTTTTAGATAATAGAATAGCAGATAGGGGGAGTGTATCGCGGAATCATCCAGTGGTGACCAACCAAAAGAAGTTGCGTTGATTATTCAATGATAAGATCATGGCACGAAAATACTTAAGGATTGGGGTAACCAGGCCGGGCGGCAGACACTTCAATGAAAGAGCTCCTTTGTTTGGAATCTTCCTTGAGAAAAGAGAATGAAATAGCATCCTTCCCTACCCCATCAGATAGGATAAAGGGCCTCTTTTCAAAGAATAAATTCCTTTTCTTATGCTTAAGCCTATGTACTTTTTTTTCAGTAGAATCTGCTGCCCTAGATTCATCGTCTAACCTTCTTTCTTCAAACTCTATACCTATTGTGTGATAGGGCCAAGAGTCCTCCGCCTTCAGCAGCTCTGTTATTTAGTTAGAATACGCTTACTAAATCCCACTTTTGATGAGCAGAAGTCGCGCTCAATTCGATTCGTATTTTACTACTAGGTGATATGTATGAATATCCTCAGATTCGTGCAAACTCCGATCGAAGACAGAAATCTGCCATTGCCGGAGACCCGCGTTCGAAGTGGGGAGTCGCTTCGGGCCAGCCAGCAGGGGCAACTTATCAGAAAAGACTTGCTCCAACTCCTTAACAAGCGAAGGAAATAAAGAAGCACGAGGGCGGGTTCTCTTTGAAGAGAAGGGGTCAAAATCTTCCCAATCAAATCCATGGCCCATCCCCGAAATGGACAAGGCTTTACTATGGGATTCAGAGGTATAGCTGATCCTGCATGATGACCCCTGCCTCCTCCTTACTTGGTTCAGATATAGATCCTATTTAGCTAAAAGCGCTGGCATTGGAATTCGCCTATTATAGACTCGTTGTGATATTGCAATTAAGGAAAGAAATCTAGTTTTCAAGGAGTGGGGGCTTTGGTAAAAGATTGAGTCTAACAGGTATTTATTCAGTTGCCACGTATGGGGCCTTTAGCTCAGTAAGGCCTACAGCTTCACCAAAGCAAATCGAACATTTCTAGCAGGAATAGAGAGACCTGAGTCGGTAAAACAAGGAAGAAACCTATGTAGTGGGTTCGACTCCCACAGGAGCGAAGGAGGATTTGTCAAGGCCATCCTTTGCTAGTTCATTCATTCCCTGCTGTctcttaaatatatataagatgTAAACTCTTCTTTCAACTCGGAGTAAAgcccttctctttctttaggAGCATAAGAAGATGAATccgaaaagaagaagctatttCGGAATAAGATCAGCTATTTCACCTGTTGTCGTAATTGCTAGTAGTAGTTGGTAAAGGTAGAAGGATGGTCAAGGTGCGTAGCCTAGGATTTGAAAGAAAAGGTAATCCTCTGCTAATATCTTttctaatagaaaaaaaaaaaaacaacattgTGCTCTTGCTTGCTACAATCTTTGACTCTACCTATACCTAGTGAGTTGCCTGCCTACCCGAagttctcctcttcttcttattAAGAGCTACAAAGTGCTTTTTCGATTCCCCGACATCTActaatttcttcttcaatcgaTGCCAATTCGGCTATTTACTGATCGCCTATCGCCTTTTGCCTGTAAGTGAATGAGGAATGATTTAACTTCGAAGTCGTAGAGCGCGGGGCTGGAAGCTCAAGCTCACCTTTCATTAGCTGGGGAACATACCGGATTCTTAGTCTGAGAATTCAATATCTCATACACCAGGGCTATACTTTGAATCACTAACTTACAGGTTTGCTTAATAGAACGACAGGCTTACTACAGCTAGAACCAGTGGACTGAAATGATTCTGATTCTTCCTTACGAGATATCCCCGGGGATTAAGAACCTCTATCAAATAGGGGGCCAGCTTTCTATCACTTTATTACTTGGGACTTCCtgactcatcaccttcctctaGTGCTCAAAGTCCTACTGGATTGGATGGCTTTGCTTGCTTGCACGAGGGCGGCTATAGGCTTGCGGATCATTCAATAGGAGTCAAGTGAAATAGCCGACATCTCTGTATGAAAGAAACCTAACCCGCCATTTTACAGTAAGTAGAGTTACATCGATTTCAGGAAGTGTGCCTGTGGGCCAACAATTGACAACTGAATTCTTATTGCCCCCTCctattcattgttttgatttgttttcaATTACCTTCGCCGCGTGCCACGGAATGGAAGGGGGGTCGATCTGCCAACACTCCTTTCGATAAGTTCCCGCTCGAAGCTCTACCAACTCGGATGCTTTGAAAACAACTCGTTTCGTAAAGCTCCAGCTTTCAACTACCTTTTTCTGGAAAAACGATGATGATTGACCCCCTCGCCGCTGTTGGAGTAAAGGCATGCCCTGGGCCAGCCCTCTCACCAACCTCAAATACAAGACTGAGACTTGCCCTACTTCGATCGCTTGTAAATAATAAACTTGAAGCGCAAAAGAACGTATACTCTAGTCCAGTCCGAGGAGCCCTGTCGATGGAAAGGGGAAAGGAATTGGCGATCACTGGCTCTTGCCAATTGTGGGAGAAGGGCTCGAACCCCTGACTCCTACCCCTACTCAGTTGAATCTTGTAAATAATAAACTTGAAGTAAAGGGCATAGCCTGAAAGGCGAGTTATAAGTTTGCTCTTACTCTTATCCGGGATTCGCTTCCAACTCTGATAGTTATGGGGGAAGTAGTCCTTCAATCAAATCCAGCTTGGAGGCGGAAAGTCTTCACTTTTACAGAAAGGAAGGAAATCTCAGTGTCAGCCTCATTTCCTCTTAGAGCGATAGGATTCCTTTTTGCTTCTGGAAGACAGCAAGACACACATGGGCTGGATTAGCACAACTATTGGGATACCTTCACGGGCAAGGCTCCAACCTCAAAGCCTGTGCCCTACTTGCTTCCTCTTTAGTGAAGGCGGAGTCGTCCCATTAACTCCATTTACTTTTTAGCTCTCCCCCGCCCTTACTCTGATTCTTATCGCACGAACTCAACTCCCCGGCATTCTTTGGAGCAAGTCTTGGAGGAAGGGCTGCTAACATTGATGCCAACCCAAGATAGGGCCTAGAACTTTCTCTGGATTTGCCGTCTCCGTAAGCAATGGAGAATGGAGGGGAGGACTTTTTATTACTGCTAGAGTAGAGCGGTATCCTTTTTTAATCCCAGATACTGCATTCTAGATCGAAGCTTCTGCCAAATAAATTTTGGATCACTAGCTCAAAACTCTATAGACGATTAGGAGAAAACATCCTAGTAAGCGACAACATCCCCTTCAGTGGTAACCACCGATGCCGCGGAGGAGTATGATGTTAGTCTTGAATTGTCTTCTAAAACTGAGCCAGTTCGTTCATGTAAAGGGCCAAAAATTATGTCCCGGAATCAGAGGTTGTAGCCCTTTTTGGTCGAGGTAGCACAGGAGACCCAATAGAGTGCCCACCGGCAAGGAATCAATATCTGTCTCcgatcttcttctccaatcatctGGTTATGGTGGCGCAAAGTTCTCTATCGCTTACTTTTATTCTGTTAGAGTCTAGTATAATGCTGCTTAACTGGATTGCTGATATGATACCACTTATGCCACCTACTCAGTATCTGATATCGCTCCTGCCGCGGAATTCGATGTTGTAGAGGAATTTTTTGTCCCCCAGTTGACCGAAAATGCCTGGGGACTAGGGGCTTTTCACTTCTTTTCCGGGATATGCACAGAAGCCTTTGTGTCATTCTCCATTCGATTTGACAGTGATTGACATGATCCTCACTTCTCTTATGATATTTGCTTATTTCTGTCTTTACATAAGAGAGAGAAGTGTTTGCTGGGCCTGCCCATGTGTGTCTTGTTtcgtgtgttttttttttgggattgGGAAAGTGTTCAGTGCGAACCTTTCTTCTAAGGCGGATCCAAGCTTCGCCTTTACTCTTGACCAGCTACCGGCAGAGAAAAAGCTTGCTAGACAGGTACCGAAAGGGCGAGTTCTAGGTCAATGTCGGATTACGGGAAAGGCTCACCCCCTTTTAGTTGTGTCCGCATACAGGCGTCGATAGAGTAGCAGCCTCGTCCTGGTCCAGCGAGGGTATCTTCTCCTCTGTTCTTGGCCTTTTTTACATGAAAAATGGCATGTAACTGAAAGAGGGTGCTTGACCGCATCTTGGGAGAACTGGCCCTTTGTGGATCTAGCTTTCTTGCCCTGCCTGTCTGCTTGCTTACACAGTGCGGCGGAATCGTTTGCTTCTGGCATTCCTTCCCGCCCTGATGGCCCTGGAAGCTGGGGGTAAAGGGGTTTTCCTTCCATAACCGGCCATTCCCCTGTTTTCCATCTTTTGGTTTTTTTGGCTACGGGATGAGCTAAGAACCTTGCATATAAGGTGCTGTGGGCCTATCGCCCTCGCGGAGTTCCCCGCAGCCGCTCGTCATACCCACAAGAGAACGAGTAGGACGACAGAACTTACTTCAAGAGTGTCATATCCTtttttcagctcttcttaaatTAGAAACCGGTGCATTTCTTCTGCCTTTCTACTGATTTGATTATATAGTTTCAAAATAGTCTAAAAGATTGTCTATTCGATGTCTGtaatcaatcaaaataattttgctTTTGTAAACTATTAAGGCGATGCGATCACGCATTTCCTGTTTTGACATCCCTGCGACTCCGTGACTTGACTCTGCGACTTCTCGATTTATATGTTCTTTCTGCCCTACGAGCTTTTCCGTCAAGGGATTACTGAATATCTGCTATTAATTGAACTGACTCGTTTAAGGCCTACCCCCCGACATTAAATAGGGTTAAGAAAGAAAGTTTTCTCGCCCTAAAAGTTCTAAGGCCTTATATGCTATTTGCCTGCTTCCTTCATCTTTCCTTGGACGAAAGAATACCCCAAATAAGGTcacttaaatatatatattaatatattctcCTACAAAGGGGGTGCACTCTCAAAAACCCCCTCAGTATCGCCCTTGATAGACGGGTAACGAAGGCAAAGATTCATGACGGATATAGTGTTAGTGTGTATTGAGAGTGTTGATTACTAAAGAGGTATATATTAGTAGGTATGAGTCTTCTACGACTACTGCTATAGAGGTGGCGGAGTATTTTGACTTTCAGCTCAGTGAAGTGAAAAAAGAAGCAAGGAGGAGAGTTAAGTACGAAAGGAAGACt
This window encodes:
- the LOC127744506 gene encoding cytochrome b, whose product is MRNQRFSLLKQPISSTLNQHLIDYPTPSNLSYWWGFGSLAGICLVIQIVTGVFLAMHYTPHVDLAFNSVEHVMRDVEGGWLLRYMHANGASMFLIVVHLHIFRGLYHASYSSPREFVRCLGVVIFLLMIVTAFTGYVPPWGQMSFWGATVITSLASAIPVVGDTIVTWLWGGFSVDNATLNRFFSLHHLLPFILVGASLLHLAALHQYGSNNPLGVHSEMDQISFYPYFYVKDLVGWVAFAIFFSIWIFYAPNVLGHPDNYIPANPMPTPPHIVPEWYFLPIHAILRSIPDKSGGVAAIAPVFICLLALPFFKSMYVRSSSFRPIHQGIFWLLLADRLLLGWIGCQPVEAPFVTIGQIPPLVFFLFFAITPIPGRVGRGIPNSYTDEP